In Primulina eburnea isolate SZY01 chromosome 3, ASM2296580v1, whole genome shotgun sequence, one DNA window encodes the following:
- the LOC140827084 gene encoding spliceosome-associated protein 130 A isoform X2, with translation MAVSEHESSSSTSARQNTNCNSRSASNSDAGACYLAKTVLRGSVVLQAVRGHFRSPSSYDVVFGKETSIELAIIDEDGVVQSITEQPVFGTIKDIAVLPWNERFQAQGSKLLGKDILLVISDSGKLSFLSFCNEMHRFFPLTHLQLSAPGNSRHEGGRMLTVDSSGCFVAASAYEDQLVIFSLSFSSNGEIIDKKISCPPEKDGLLQTDRGSTNISGTIWSMCFISKENPQTDKEYKPVLAILLNRRGSFYRNELLLLEWNIEEQAIHVLYKFAEAGPLAHHIVEVPHVRGYAFLFRAGDVVLMDFRNAHNPSCVYRTSLNFTPSEEKKYEHVVRIPDIMDEEGMYSVAASALLELSDINKNDDPMNIDDYSSVKPGCNFVCSWSWEPGDSYNPRIIFSADSGDIYAMEVLFESDGIRVNLSACLYKGLPSKALLWLDGGFVAAFVDMTDGMVLKFEEGLLCHRSPIQNIAPILDMAFVDNPEEKSDQMFACSGMAPEGSLRIIRSGISVEKLLKTAPIYQGITGTWTLKMEASDPCHSFLVLSFVEETRVLSVGISFSDVTDSVGFLPSVCTLACGLVADGVMVQIHQYGVRLCLPSGSVHPKGVPLASPICTSWFPNNMSISLGAVGDGIIIVATSSPCFLFILGVRSSLTHHYEVYQMQCVKLQNEVSCFSTPQKHLEENKSLVNYGDNHHMTPLTNGNNGYMFVIGTHKPSVEVVSFTCDKGLQIFAAGVISLTNTTGATISGCVPQDVRLVFVDRLYVLSGLRNGMLLRFEWPVTSTLSSARSPCQQSAVGSGMVNTQATLKSTSPNHKLLISMSSTSGKPKGEFPVNLQLIAVRRIGITPVFLVSLSDSLDADVIALSDRPWLVHTARHSLSYTSISFQPSTHVTPVCSVECTRGILFVAENSLHLVEMVPSKRLNVQKFHLGGTPRKVLYHNESRLLLVMRTDLDNDSCSSDICCVDPVTGCFLSSFKFDSGETGKCMNLVKVGNEHVLVVGTSLSAGPAIMPSGEAESTKGRLVVLCLERMQYSDGGSATLCSKIGSLSQQNLSFSDGGFAAEHLSSSSLCSSLEDNSCDGIKLKETEAWNLRLAYSTIWPGMVLAVCPYLDRYFLASAGSSFYVCSFPNDNSQRVRRLAVGRTRFTIMTLTAHFTRIAVGDCRDGILFYLYHEDSRKLEQVYCDPVQRLVGDCMLMDVDTAVVSDRKGSIAVMSCANHLEEFD, from the exons ATGGCGGTATCGGAACATGAATCTTCTTCATCAACATCAGCAAGGCAAAACACTAACTGTAACTCGCGATCAGCCTCCAACAGCGACGCCGGGGCTTGTTATTTGGCGAAGACGGTCCTCAGAGGCAGCGTCGTTCTTCAAGCTGTCCGCGGTCACTTCCGCTCCCCCTCTTCCTACGACGTCGTCTTCGGCAAG GAGACATCAATAGAGCTGGCGATAATAGATGAAGACGGCGTTGTGCAATCTATCACCGAACAACCTGTGTTTGGTACAATAAAAGATATTGCAGTACTTCCTTGGAATGAGAGATTTCAAGCACAGGGTTCAAAG TTACTAGGGAAGGATATATTGCTTGTCATTTCTGATTCAGGGAAGCTGTCGTTTCTTTCCTTTTGCAATGAAATGCACAG GTTTTTCCCATTGACTCATTTACAACTTTCTGCTCCCGGAAACTCAAGACATGAAGGTGGAAGGATGTTGACTGTTGATTCCAG TGGTTGCTTTGTTGCTGCCAGTGCGTATGAGGACCAGTTGGTTATTTTCTCGCTTTCATTTTCCTCCAATGGTGAAATCATTGATAAG AAAATCTCTTGTCCTCCCGAAAAAGATGGACTTTTGCAAACTGATAGAGGTTCTACTAATATCTCTGGAACTATATGGAGCATGTGCTTTATCTCAAAAGAAAACCCTCAGACCGACAAGGAGTACAAGCCAGTTTTGGCCATTCTTTTAAATAG GAGGGGATCTTTTTATCGGAATGAACTTCTTTTGTTGgaatggaacatcgaggagcAAGCAATCCACGTGTTATATAAGTTTGCTGAAGCTGGACCCTTGGCACATCATATTGTTGAAGTCCCTCATGTTCGAGGATATGCCTTCCTGTTTAGGGCTGGTGATGTTGTCCTGATGGATTTTAGAAACGCTCATAACCCTTCTTGTGTTTATAGAACAAGTTTAAATTTTACTCCTTCTgaggaaaaaaaatatgaacatgTTGTTAGAATACCAGATATTATGGATGAAGAAGGTATGTATAGCGTTGCTGCATCTGCATTGTTGGAGCTTAGTGACATAAATAAAAACGATGACCCGATGAACATTGATGATTACAGCAGCGTGAAACCTGGTTGCAATTTTGTCTGCTCGTGGAGCTGGGAACCTGGTGATTCATATAATCCTAGGATAATTTTTAGTGCAGATTCTGGAGATATATATGCGATGGAAGTTCTTTTTGAGTCTGATGGCATCAGAGTAAATCTATCTGCTTGTCTTTACAAAGGTCTACCATCTAAGGCTCTTTTATGGCTTGATGGTGGATTTGTGGCAGCTTTTGTTGACATGACTGATGGAATGGTATTAAAATTTGAAGAGGGATTATTGTGCCACAGAAGTCCGATTCAGAATATTGCGCCGATCTTGGATATGGCATTTGTTGATAATCCTGAAGAGAAATCTGATCAAATGTTTGCCTGCTCTGGGATGGCACCTGAAGGATCTTTGCGAATCATTCGAAGTGGTATCAGTGTGGAAAAATTGTTAAAAACTGCTCCTATTTATCAGGGTATTACTGGTACTTGGACATTAAAAATGGAAGCGTCTGATCCCTGTCATTCTTTTCTTGTACTGTCATTCGTTGAAGAAACCAGGGTGCTCTCTGTTGGCATTAGCTTTTCTGATGTGACTGACTCTGTTGGTTTTCTGCCCAGTGTCTGTACGTTGGCTTGTGGTCTTGTTGCGGATGGGGTGATGGTCCAGATCCACCAATATGGAGTCAGACTCTGTTTGCCTAGTGGATCTGTCCATCCAAAAGGTGTTCCTCTAGCATCTCCTATTTGCACTTCATGGTTCCCCAATAATATGTCCATAAGTCTTGGAGCTGTTGGAGATGGTATAATCATTGTAGCAACCTCCAGTCCCTGCTTCTTATTTATCCTTGGTGTTAGATCTTCATTGACACATCATTACGAAGTATATCAGATGCAGTGTGTGAAATTGCAGAATGAAGTGTCTTGTTTTTCCACGCCTCAAAAACACCTTGAAGAGAATAAATCATTAGTAAATTATGGAGATAACCACCATATGACACCTCTTACAAATGGAAATAATGGCTACATGTTTGTTATCGGTACTCATAAGCCTTCAGTGGAAGTTGTATCCTTTACATGTGACAAGGGGCTGCAAATTTTTGCTGCAGGTGTTATTTCATTAACAAACACCACGGGAGCTACTATTAGTGGTTGTGTTCCTCAAGATGTAAGGCTTGTCTTTGTTGATCGTCTGTATGTTCTTTCGGGATTAAGGAATGGAATGCTTCTTAGGTTTGAGTGGCCTGTTACTTCTACACTGTCATCAGCTAGGTCTCCTTGTCAACAGTCTGCTGTTGGTTCAGGTATGGTGAACACTCAGGCCACATTGAAGTCTACATCTCCAAATCATAAATTACTAATATCCATGTCCAGTACATCTGGAAAGCCTAAAGGAGAGTTTCCAGTGAATCTTCAGCTGATTGCGGTGCGCCGTATTGGTATCACACCTGTTTTCTTGGTTTCTTTGAGTGATTCCCTTGATGCTGATGTGATTGCTCTCAGTGATAGGCCTTGGTTAGTGCATACCGCAAGACATAGCCTCTCGTATACCTCCATCTCCTTTCAACCTTCCACTCATGTAACTCCTGTGTGTTCAGTGGAATGCACTAGAGGAATTTTATTTGTTGCTGAGAACAGTCTTCATCTG GTGGAAATGGTGCCAAGTAAAAGGCTCAATGTGCAGAAATTTCATCTTGGGGGCACGCCTAGAAAAGTGTTATATCACAACGAGAGCAGATTATTACTTGTCATGAGGACAGATTTGGATAATGATTCATGTTCATCTGACATCTGTTGTGTGGATCCAGTAACGGGCTGCTTCTTGTCATCTTTCAAATTTGATTCTGGGGAGACAGGGAAATGCATGAATCTTGTGAAAGTTGGAAATGAGCATGTGCTGGTGGTTGGGACGAGCCTATCTGCTGGTCCGGCCATAATGCCTAGTGGTGAAGCTGAAAG CACAAAAGGTCGTTTGGTGGTTCTTTGCCTTGAACGTATGCAGTATTCTGACGGTGGTTCTGCAACACTATGTTCCAAGATTGGTTCATTGTCCCAACAAAATTTATCTTTCTCCGACGGTGGTTTTGCTGCAGAACATCTTTCAAGCAGTAGTCTCTGCAGCAGCCTGGAAGATAATAGCTGTGATGGAATTAAACTTAAAGAAACTGAAGCATGGAACTTGCGATTAGCTTATTCAACCATTTGGCCAGGGATGGTCCTTGCTGTGTGCCCTTACCTTGATCGGTATTTCTTGGCTTCTGCTGGTAGTTCT TTTTATGTTTGCAGTTTTCCAAACGATAACTCTCAGAGGGTCAGGAGATTGGCTGTTGGAAGAACGCGTTTTACAATCATGACTTTAACTGCACATTTTACCAGAATTGCTGTTGGGGATTGTCGTGATGGTATTCTTTTCTATTTGTACCATGAG gattccagaaaactggagcAAGTATACTGTGATCCTGTCCAACGGCTAGTTGGGGACTGCATGCTTATGGATGTAGATACTGCTGTTGTTTCAGATCGTAAGGGAAGTATTGCTGTCATGTCATGCGCAAATCATTTAGAAG aatttgattaa
- the LOC140827084 gene encoding uncharacterized protein isoform X1: MAVSEHESSSSTSARQNTNCNSRSASNSDAGACYLAKTVLRGSVVLQAVRGHFRSPSSYDVVFGKETSIELAIIDEDGVVQSITEQPVFGTIKDIAVLPWNERFQAQGSKLLGKDILLVISDSGKLSFLSFCNEMHRFFPLTHLQLSAPGNSRHEGGRMLTVDSSGCFVAASAYEDQLVIFSLSFSSNGEIIDKKISCPPEKDGLLQTDRGSTNISGTIWSMCFISKENPQTDKEYKPVLAILLNRRGSFYRNELLLLEWNIEEQAIHVLYKFAEAGPLAHHIVEVPHVRGYAFLFRAGDVVLMDFRNAHNPSCVYRTSLNFTPSEEKKYEHVVRIPDIMDEEGMYSVAASALLELSDINKNDDPMNIDDYSSVKPGCNFVCSWSWEPGDSYNPRIIFSADSGDIYAMEVLFESDGIRVNLSACLYKGLPSKALLWLDGGFVAAFVDMTDGMVLKFEEGLLCHRSPIQNIAPILDMAFVDNPEEKSDQMFACSGMAPEGSLRIIRSGISVEKLLKTAPIYQGITGTWTLKMEASDPCHSFLVLSFVEETRVLSVGISFSDVTDSVGFLPSVCTLACGLVADGVMVQIHQYGVRLCLPSGSVHPKGVPLASPICTSWFPNNMSISLGAVGDGIIIVATSSPCFLFILGVRSSLTHHYEVYQMQCVKLQNEVSCFSTPQKHLEENKSLVNYGDNHHMTPLTNGNNGYMFVIGTHKPSVEVVSFTCDKGLQIFAAGVISLTNTTGATISGCVPQDVRLVFVDRLYVLSGLRNGMLLRFEWPVTSTLSSARSPCQQSAVGSGMVNTQATLKSTSPNHKLLISMSSTSGKPKGEFPVNLQLIAVRRIGITPVFLVSLSDSLDADVIALSDRPWLVHTARHSLSYTSISFQPSTHVTPVCSVECTRGILFVAENSLHLVEMVPSKRLNVQKFHLGGTPRKVLYHNESRLLLVMRTDLDNDSCSSDICCVDPVTGCFLSSFKFDSGETGKCMNLVKVGNEHVLVVGTSLSAGPAIMPSGEAESTKGRLVVLCLERMQYSDGGSATLCSKIGSLSQQNLSFSDGGFAAEHLSSSSLCSSLEDNSCDGIKLKETEAWNLRLAYSTIWPGMVLAVCPYLDRYFLASAGSSFYVCSFPNDNSQRVRRLAVGRTRFTIMTLTAHFTRIAVGDCRDGILFYLYHEDSRKLEQVYCDPVQRLVGDCMLMDVDTAVVSDRKGSIAVMSCANHLEDDASPERNLTVSCSYYMGEISLSIRKGSFSYKLPADDPMKDCDAASNVVNLSNNCIMASTLLGSIIIFIPLTREEYELLEEVQSRLVIHPLTAPILGNDHNEYRSRENQGGTTKILDGDILSQFLELTSMQQEVVLALPLASPNTVMLSLRTSMPVMVNQVVRLLERVHYALN, from the exons ATGGCGGTATCGGAACATGAATCTTCTTCATCAACATCAGCAAGGCAAAACACTAACTGTAACTCGCGATCAGCCTCCAACAGCGACGCCGGGGCTTGTTATTTGGCGAAGACGGTCCTCAGAGGCAGCGTCGTTCTTCAAGCTGTCCGCGGTCACTTCCGCTCCCCCTCTTCCTACGACGTCGTCTTCGGCAAG GAGACATCAATAGAGCTGGCGATAATAGATGAAGACGGCGTTGTGCAATCTATCACCGAACAACCTGTGTTTGGTACAATAAAAGATATTGCAGTACTTCCTTGGAATGAGAGATTTCAAGCACAGGGTTCAAAG TTACTAGGGAAGGATATATTGCTTGTCATTTCTGATTCAGGGAAGCTGTCGTTTCTTTCCTTTTGCAATGAAATGCACAG GTTTTTCCCATTGACTCATTTACAACTTTCTGCTCCCGGAAACTCAAGACATGAAGGTGGAAGGATGTTGACTGTTGATTCCAG TGGTTGCTTTGTTGCTGCCAGTGCGTATGAGGACCAGTTGGTTATTTTCTCGCTTTCATTTTCCTCCAATGGTGAAATCATTGATAAG AAAATCTCTTGTCCTCCCGAAAAAGATGGACTTTTGCAAACTGATAGAGGTTCTACTAATATCTCTGGAACTATATGGAGCATGTGCTTTATCTCAAAAGAAAACCCTCAGACCGACAAGGAGTACAAGCCAGTTTTGGCCATTCTTTTAAATAG GAGGGGATCTTTTTATCGGAATGAACTTCTTTTGTTGgaatggaacatcgaggagcAAGCAATCCACGTGTTATATAAGTTTGCTGAAGCTGGACCCTTGGCACATCATATTGTTGAAGTCCCTCATGTTCGAGGATATGCCTTCCTGTTTAGGGCTGGTGATGTTGTCCTGATGGATTTTAGAAACGCTCATAACCCTTCTTGTGTTTATAGAACAAGTTTAAATTTTACTCCTTCTgaggaaaaaaaatatgaacatgTTGTTAGAATACCAGATATTATGGATGAAGAAGGTATGTATAGCGTTGCTGCATCTGCATTGTTGGAGCTTAGTGACATAAATAAAAACGATGACCCGATGAACATTGATGATTACAGCAGCGTGAAACCTGGTTGCAATTTTGTCTGCTCGTGGAGCTGGGAACCTGGTGATTCATATAATCCTAGGATAATTTTTAGTGCAGATTCTGGAGATATATATGCGATGGAAGTTCTTTTTGAGTCTGATGGCATCAGAGTAAATCTATCTGCTTGTCTTTACAAAGGTCTACCATCTAAGGCTCTTTTATGGCTTGATGGTGGATTTGTGGCAGCTTTTGTTGACATGACTGATGGAATGGTATTAAAATTTGAAGAGGGATTATTGTGCCACAGAAGTCCGATTCAGAATATTGCGCCGATCTTGGATATGGCATTTGTTGATAATCCTGAAGAGAAATCTGATCAAATGTTTGCCTGCTCTGGGATGGCACCTGAAGGATCTTTGCGAATCATTCGAAGTGGTATCAGTGTGGAAAAATTGTTAAAAACTGCTCCTATTTATCAGGGTATTACTGGTACTTGGACATTAAAAATGGAAGCGTCTGATCCCTGTCATTCTTTTCTTGTACTGTCATTCGTTGAAGAAACCAGGGTGCTCTCTGTTGGCATTAGCTTTTCTGATGTGACTGACTCTGTTGGTTTTCTGCCCAGTGTCTGTACGTTGGCTTGTGGTCTTGTTGCGGATGGGGTGATGGTCCAGATCCACCAATATGGAGTCAGACTCTGTTTGCCTAGTGGATCTGTCCATCCAAAAGGTGTTCCTCTAGCATCTCCTATTTGCACTTCATGGTTCCCCAATAATATGTCCATAAGTCTTGGAGCTGTTGGAGATGGTATAATCATTGTAGCAACCTCCAGTCCCTGCTTCTTATTTATCCTTGGTGTTAGATCTTCATTGACACATCATTACGAAGTATATCAGATGCAGTGTGTGAAATTGCAGAATGAAGTGTCTTGTTTTTCCACGCCTCAAAAACACCTTGAAGAGAATAAATCATTAGTAAATTATGGAGATAACCACCATATGACACCTCTTACAAATGGAAATAATGGCTACATGTTTGTTATCGGTACTCATAAGCCTTCAGTGGAAGTTGTATCCTTTACATGTGACAAGGGGCTGCAAATTTTTGCTGCAGGTGTTATTTCATTAACAAACACCACGGGAGCTACTATTAGTGGTTGTGTTCCTCAAGATGTAAGGCTTGTCTTTGTTGATCGTCTGTATGTTCTTTCGGGATTAAGGAATGGAATGCTTCTTAGGTTTGAGTGGCCTGTTACTTCTACACTGTCATCAGCTAGGTCTCCTTGTCAACAGTCTGCTGTTGGTTCAGGTATGGTGAACACTCAGGCCACATTGAAGTCTACATCTCCAAATCATAAATTACTAATATCCATGTCCAGTACATCTGGAAAGCCTAAAGGAGAGTTTCCAGTGAATCTTCAGCTGATTGCGGTGCGCCGTATTGGTATCACACCTGTTTTCTTGGTTTCTTTGAGTGATTCCCTTGATGCTGATGTGATTGCTCTCAGTGATAGGCCTTGGTTAGTGCATACCGCAAGACATAGCCTCTCGTATACCTCCATCTCCTTTCAACCTTCCACTCATGTAACTCCTGTGTGTTCAGTGGAATGCACTAGAGGAATTTTATTTGTTGCTGAGAACAGTCTTCATCTG GTGGAAATGGTGCCAAGTAAAAGGCTCAATGTGCAGAAATTTCATCTTGGGGGCACGCCTAGAAAAGTGTTATATCACAACGAGAGCAGATTATTACTTGTCATGAGGACAGATTTGGATAATGATTCATGTTCATCTGACATCTGTTGTGTGGATCCAGTAACGGGCTGCTTCTTGTCATCTTTCAAATTTGATTCTGGGGAGACAGGGAAATGCATGAATCTTGTGAAAGTTGGAAATGAGCATGTGCTGGTGGTTGGGACGAGCCTATCTGCTGGTCCGGCCATAATGCCTAGTGGTGAAGCTGAAAG CACAAAAGGTCGTTTGGTGGTTCTTTGCCTTGAACGTATGCAGTATTCTGACGGTGGTTCTGCAACACTATGTTCCAAGATTGGTTCATTGTCCCAACAAAATTTATCTTTCTCCGACGGTGGTTTTGCTGCAGAACATCTTTCAAGCAGTAGTCTCTGCAGCAGCCTGGAAGATAATAGCTGTGATGGAATTAAACTTAAAGAAACTGAAGCATGGAACTTGCGATTAGCTTATTCAACCATTTGGCCAGGGATGGTCCTTGCTGTGTGCCCTTACCTTGATCGGTATTTCTTGGCTTCTGCTGGTAGTTCT TTTTATGTTTGCAGTTTTCCAAACGATAACTCTCAGAGGGTCAGGAGATTGGCTGTTGGAAGAACGCGTTTTACAATCATGACTTTAACTGCACATTTTACCAGAATTGCTGTTGGGGATTGTCGTGATGGTATTCTTTTCTATTTGTACCATGAG gattccagaaaactggagcAAGTATACTGTGATCCTGTCCAACGGCTAGTTGGGGACTGCATGCTTATGGATGTAGATACTGCTGTTGTTTCAGATCGTAAGGGAAGTATTGCTGTCATGTCATGCGCAAATCATTTAGAAG ATGATGCAAGTCCAGAGCGGAACTTGACAGTTAGTTGTTCTTACTATATGGGGGAGATTTCCTTGAGTATAAGGAAG GGATCATTTTCATACAAACTCCCAGCAGATGACCCAATGAAGGACTGTGATGCTGCTAGTAATGTTGTTAACCTGTCAAATAATTGTATCATGGCATCGACTCTGTTGGGCAGCATAATAATCTTCATTCCCTTGACAAG GGAGGAATATGAGTTGCTGGAAGAAGTTCAATCTAGGCTGGTGATTCACCCGCTTACTGCTCCTATTTTAGGAAACGACCACAATGAGTATCGAAGCCGTGAAAATCAG GGTGGGACAACTAAGATCCTAGATGGTGACATTCTGAGTCAGTTCCTGGAGCTAACAAGCATGCAACAAGAAGTTGTGCTGGCATTGCCGCTTGCCTCACCAAATACTGTAATGTTAAGTTTGAGAACATCCATGCCAGTTATGGTCAATCAGGTTGTCAGATTGCTTGAACGAGTACATTATGCCTTGAACTAA